From the Deinococcus apachensis DSM 19763 genome, the window GGCCTGCTGGTAGGGCTGTCCGCGCTGTGGATGACCCTGTTCTACCCCCGCCCGGAGGGCACGGGTGAGCTGCTGTACGTCCTGCGCCTTCTGTTCGGGTGCGCCATGATCGGGGCCATCGTGCTGGGCTTTGCTGCCATCCGGCGAGGAGACCTGCGCCAGCACCGCGCCTGGATGATGCGGGCATACGCGGTCGCTCTGGGGGCGGGCACGCAGGTCTTCACCGGGCTGGTCGGAGGGCTGATCCTGGGCCCACCAAACGCGCTGAGCGGGGCGCTGCTAATGGGCGCGGGCTGGGGCATCAACCTCGCGGTGGCTGAGTGGGTTATCCGCAAGCGGTCAGCTCCACCAGCCAGGATGGCATCAGCCGTCGTGTCCCCTCTGCCCTGAGGCTGGCCCAGACTTTCCCCGCGCTTGAGAAGATCATCGGTGAGCGCCTGGCGTTCGAGCTCTGTGACCGCCGAAGGACGTGCTGGCGGTTGCAGAGCGGCTGATGGGTGAAGGTGCAGCCTGATGCGCTTGCATACCGTGAGTGAATTCTCACGAGTGCAGCGAGTTAGACCTTAACGGTGAGGATGGAGGGCTCATCTGGGTCGAGCAGCGGCGGACACAGCGACGCGTGATCGTGCTGGCGTGGCTGGTGCTAGCACTCTTCTATCTCTGCGTGGCCGTCCTTGGAGGATGGCTGGTCGTGATGATGGACTGGCCCAGTTTTGTAGACGAAGCTGACTGGAGACTCGACTCAGGGGGAGTGTACGACGGCGGGCGGGGCAGTGAGCAAAGCCCAGCGCTGGGCGAACTCGTCCGGGGTGAGATAGGCCAGGGAGGAATGCGGCCTGGCGCTGTTGTAGAAGCTGCGCCAACCATCGAGCAGCACCTGGGCGTGTCGGGCCGAGTGAAAGACCTCCAGGTTCAGCAGCTCGTCCCGCAAACGGGCGTGGAAGCTCTCGGCCACGCCGTTTTGCCAGGGTTTGCCGGGGTCGATGTACCGAGTACCCACCTCCTGCACCGCCAGCCAAACCTTGAGGTCGTGGGCGATGAACTCGGGGCCGTTGTCGCTGCGGATGAAGGCGGGAACACCCCGTTCCCGCATCACCTCGACCAGGACGGCTTTCACGTCCACCGACGTGAAAGCTGTCCCACAACGCAACACCAGCGATTGTCGGGTGAACTCGTCGGTCAGGGTCAAGATTTTCAGGGCGTGGCCTCCTAGCGTCTCGTCGAAGACGAAATCGTAAGTCCACACCTGGTTCGGCTGCTCGGCGCGCAGAGGAACAGGCCGCCCAGTGCGAATTTTTCTGGTCTTGCGCCGTGGAGGCAGAGCGAGGCCCTCACTCTTCCAGAGGCGGTGCACGGTCTTGCGGTTGACCTGCACCCCTTCCCGGCGCAATGTAGCGTGGACGCGACGGCATCCCCAGCGGGGATGCTCACGGGAAAGGGCTTTGATCCGCCCGATCAGTTCACCGTCA encodes:
- a CDS encoding DUF2306 domain-containing protein codes for the protein MSAVPLTFGSLRLIELSGGAALMPPNARFVASPLPVALHIVSASVYALLGAFQFASGFRRRWPGWHRAAGRAVVLSGLLVGLSALWMTLFYPRPEGTGELLYVLRLLFGCAMIGAIVLGFAAIRRGDLRQHRAWMMRAYAVALGAGTQVFTGLVGGLILGPPNALSGALLMGAGWGINLAVAEWVIRKRSAPPARMASAVVSPLP
- a CDS encoding IS3 family transposase; this translates as MQFLVRINVRQQRACELVGLPRSSLSYRPHPRHDGELIGRIKALSREHPRWGCRRVHATLRREGVQVNRKTVHRLWKSEGLALPPRRKTRKIRTGRPVPLRAEQPNQVWTYDFVFDETLGGHALKILTLTDEFTRQSLVLRCGTAFTSVDVKAVLVEVMRERGVPAFIRSDNGPEFIAHDLKVWLAVQEVGTRYIDPGKPWQNGVAESFHARLRDELLNLEVFHSARHAQVLLDGWRSFYNSARPHSSLAYLTPDEFAQRWALLTAPPAVVHSP